The DNA segment TGGGCGATGACCTTATCGGGAGCTATGGTGGCATGGGACCCGCCGAAGATTATCGGCACCTTGAGCCTCTCTTTCAGCAACCCCGCAAACTCTACGGAGAAACGGAAGAGGCCGGAAGTTGAGGTAAAGGCCACCATGTCGGGATTAAACTTAACCGCCCGTGTGAGCTGACGAACCTGGGAGTCGCCGAAAGTGAAATCCACGAGAGCTGTCTCGTGGCCGGCCTGCTTCAAATAGCCGGAAAGCGCCATGAGTCCCTGGTGCGGAGCTTCGTGGCCGCTTATATTCGGATAGACGAAGAGTACCTTCATAATGGAGAACCTTCCTTTACGACCAAAGCGCCCAAGACTTACGCTCCGGCGTCTGCAGGCCGCCGCCGCGCCCCGTCACCGCCGGGCCAGCGCCTGCAACCGGCGGCTATGCCGAGGAATATCCAGAAGTCGAAGTTCTGCACGTAATCTTTTGTCTGAAACCCCAGAGTGTAACCGATGAATACAGCAAAGAATACCGCTATGGCGAACCTCTCTTCGCCGCCGCATGCCTTGCGAAGACCCATCGTGAAATCCCTGTAGCCCTTGACCATGACAGCCGAAAACATGAGAAGCCCCGGCACCCCGTGATCCGCAGCCATCCTGGCAAAGGCGTTATGGGGCCACGACCAGCCTTCCTGGGTGCTCGAAAAAAATACGTAGAGCGAGCTTACAAAATTGGATGAAACATAATTCTCAAAAAAGAGCGGATATCCTCCCGCGCCCACACCCGTAAGGGGATAGTCGAGCATCATGAGAAAACCGACCCTTATCATATCGAGTCTGACCACCAACGAAGGAGCATCTACACTGGACACGATGAACTCCGGCCGCATGCTCAATGACTCGAAATTCTTTACAGCGGCGTATACAAGTATGGCCGACAGGAAGAGCAGATAGATCGAATTGCTCTTTTTGACCTGACCGAGCAGAAAGGAAAGGGCGAGGATGGCCAAAAGCGATGCGAGGACTCCCGAACGGTTGCCTGCCATCAAGGTGACCACGAAGGTTGGCACCAGTGCCGCCAGGAAAAGAGGCCTGAATATGCCAAACCTGCTTCCAAAGCCGTAAGCCACGAGGAAAGGGATCAGAAAGATCATGCTCATGCCGAAAGCGTTTTCCCGGGGAAAGAATCCTTTTACCACATACTGGTCGTGGAGACGATACTGGGTCTGGAGCTCCTCGGGACCGAAGTAGGGGCCGCCGAAGAATATCTGGATATAGCCGAGTCCCACCGACAACATACCGCCTATGACGAGCACCACCATTACCTTCTCAAGCGTTGCCCTATCTTTTATGAGAATATAACCGATGAAAGCCCCCAGTACGGCCGTATAGAAACGCAGCAGTATCCCCATCTGGTAATCGTATCCCCACTGAGCGAAACGACTGAATACATCCGTTCCGCCCACTCTGTGTAAAAGCACGGCCGAAAGGGTGGACAGGGCCGCAAAGACACATAGCGCGACGGCGGGCCAGAGAGCAACGAAAGAGTCGAGAAAACGTCGCCTGAGCTCATCGTCGAGCGATGACCTGATAAAGATATAAGAAAAGGTTATGATGGCCATTGTATTGGCCAAAGTAATCGAGGAGAGCCCCGGCAGTGGCAGTCGTACCACTTTGAGAAAGAAGTTGGCGATCACTGTGGCCACCAGCAGATAGCCGCCGAGATTTACGATATCACGCTCTCTATGTATTGTGCTGACGCTCTGGCTTTGCATCGTCCGAGTTCTTTGCTGGATAGCCGAATGCCGGAAACTTAACCATCCTGTGCCACAGATCAAAACGCCTGAGCGTAAGCGTCCATACCTGCCTCACTCCGAGATACCAGCGATGCGGCAGACAGGAGGCCATCAGCAGCAATAGAGGTGCCGAGTTGACGGGCTTAAGCCTCAGCGCTTTCATCAAATGGCGCCGAGCCTCGGTGCTGCTGCCGTCTCTCAAAAAGGCCTTGGCCCATAAGAGATGATAACGAACAGTCGCATGCAACGAGCCGGGGGCAAAGGTGTCGCCGAGCATGGAAGCGATGTTGCTCCGCGTGAGCCTGAGCATATAGAGGTGCTCCGGCAGGTTGCAGACCTTATACCTTGCCGCCAACCTTATCCACAACTCCCTGTCCTGCATGAAGCGGTAGTCCTCGTTATATCCGCCCACCGCAAGCACGCAATCCTTTCTGAAGGTCACGGAACCGTGAGCGAATGGCGAGGCGTATTTTATTACCTTTCCGATCTCTTCATTCGTCACCGGTTCCGAAACGTCGAGATATATGCCGTCCTCTCTGTTGAAGCGGACGTACCAGGAGCCGACGAGAGCGTAATCTGGATTTGCGTCCAGAAAAGCCACTTGCTTTTCGAGCCTCTCCGGCCTGGAGACGTCGTCGGCGTCCATCCTTGCTATGTATTGTCCACGTGCGGCCTGAAGCCCCCGGTTAAGCGTCCTGGTAAGCCCCACATTCTCTTGGTGTATCACTTGGAGCCTCGAGTCTTTGAAGCCGGCCAGAACGTCTGCAGTCGAATCGGTGGAACCGTCGTTATATATAAGGAATTCGAAGTCTTCAAAGGTTTGGCCAAGTATGCTCTCGACTGCCTCGCCGACGTAGCGTTCACAGTTGTAGACGCTCATCAAAACGGTCACCTTCGGTCTTTTCTCCATATCCATCATCTTCCAGGTATTCACGGTGGGAACCGGTCTGTCGCTCACCGCCTCTTTTCGAGAACCACCCACAGGGCCTCACCGAAAAGATTGTTCAGAGCCCGGTCTGCATCGAAGAATCTGCCGATGATCCTTTTCCATCGCTTGCCATAAAAAACATCCATCTTCACCACTTCAACGTTCGATGCCTTGTCGGAGCCGGAGACGCCGCGGATGAAGTCGACGGACTCACTAATATTGAAGAACCACTTGTGCCTGTCCATCGGTTTCTTAAGCGGCAGACCGTAGAACTTTACCCCTGCCTTGCTCATAAGAAGCGACCTCTTCACCACAGGCGGCCAGCAATTGGGCAGACTCAGCACAACGTAACGGCGCGTACATCGCAGCAACTCACCGAAGAGGGTATGAAGCGCATCGACATGTTCGAGAACATCGGTACAGACAACACAGTCGAATGTCGCCCCCCCGAACGGCAGCACACCTGAATCCAAATCGGCCCGCACATCAGGGGCTCCCACGATGTCTACACCGGTATAGTCATCCACAAAGGGCCGCAGGTATGCGTCACCGCACCCAACGTCGAGCACCTTGCCCTGGAGATAACGACCGTACACCTTATAGATATACTCGGCCCTTTCACGTCGGTCCCTGTAGCCGGTGACCTCATCCACCGGCAACCTCTCCGCCCTGTTCTCCGTCACAGCCACCCCGATAGGTCCCTGCGGATAAGGTCCTGAAGCTTAAGGATGTCCTCTCTAAAATCCGCCCGCAGCCGCGCCTCGGTTTCGGCATCAAGGCCAGCGCCGTTGGATGAAAAGAGTCTACCGCGAAGCATCTTGAGCAGTTTTGTCTTCGTCCTCTCGTGCAGCAACCTGCGGGCCAGAAAGGCGGCCGGGTTGTACCTTGTCAGGAGCTTATAAGCCGCGGCATGCAGTGGGGTCTTTGGAAGGCCGGCGCTATTGAAGCGCTTGCCGAGATCCGATGGCACAAATGAATCATCCACTCCGATAAAACCAAAGAGGTCTTTCATCAGCCATTGGGGACGCTTCGTCAGGTCCTCATATAGGTATACCCTTACGCGGGAAAAATTCTCCTTATAGAGCCTGACTTTTTCATAGTAGCGACCCAGTCCCACATAGTCGTAGCTTGCAGGCCAACCGCTCGCAATCCTCTGCCTGACCACTTCATCTCTTACAGCCTCCTCGAAGGGCTTTGGTTCGAGCCCACGGCTGTGTTTCGTGGTGAAGTGGGAAAAGGCCCTGGAGACGGGGTCCCGCAATATCATGACAATAGCGGGTTCGACCTCCCCCTTACCGTAAAAATCTTTGACGGCCTTTATGGTCTCGTTACAGTAGACCATGTACATAGGAGAGACCTCACCTATACACTGCCCCGAAGCGGCTGGAGCAAAAAGGCTACAGTACTGCTCAAGGGTCATGGCCCGAGAAAAAGAGCCGTCGAAAGGAAGACCTTCGGCGTAGCAGAAAAAAGACGGCTCTTTCACGCTCGGCATGAAGATACCCGGATGCTGACTCAGGTACATGTACATGGAAGTGGTTCCGCTTCTGGCCGCCCCTACGACGAGAAAATCAGGGAGCTTCCTTTCCTTGCCGTCAATCTTTATCAGCAAAACGTTGCCTCTCCTGCTGTTTCATCCATGGCCCTTATTACCCTGTCTACCGCATTACCGTCAATACACCGTGCATAGTCGTCGAGGACACGCTTGGCAGCATCCCTTGCCCTTCTGGCCGCCTCGCCGCCTGAAACTATCTCCCTTATCATGCGTGAAAGCTCCTTGCCGTCTCCGGCGACGAGAAGGCCGTACCTCGCGGCGTCAAGAAGACTTTCAACCCCTCTGGGTCTTATGCTCGGAAATTGGACGAGCACAAGAGGAGCTCCGGCCACGACGGTGTCGAGCTCCATGGTAGATGCGAAGGTTACGACCACATCCGAAGCCTTCAGCAATTTATAGTTGTCCGAAACCTGTGTGACATGGGTGACCCGGGAAGCAAGGGCATCTGGCGTAGCCTTCCTGTAGTAGCCCTTGGCGTCGGAAATGCTATAAGGATGGCTCTTGACTATAAGATGGCAACCCTCTATGCCGGTCACAGCATCGAGTATCTCGGGATACATCTCTTCGGTTATGGCTGTGGCGAGGGTCACCCAAATCCCTCGCTCGTCGATACCGAGCTCCTCCGCCATGGTCTTTCTCGCATCTTCCCGGCCCACCGCTCCGGCTTCGGGAAGCGACCAGTACGGTTTTCCAGTGACGACCACCCTTGGGCCGACCCCCTGAAAACCACAAAGCGCCCTTACAATCTCCTTCTGGTCTTCGCTCCATACACAGACGGTATCGATCAGGTCATACCCTTCATCGACAACGTTTGTGCGGATGAAGCCGTGCGGTATTAGAACGCCAGGCACTCCACAGCTTGTCCTGGCCACGGCAAAAAAAGCCCTCTCCAGGAGCCTTCTGAGCCTGGCGGTTATAAGCACCTTCGGCGTACAGGAGCGCAACAACTCACCGGCCGCATCGACGTACAAGGCTGCTTCAGGCAGGACACTGCCGTATACCTCTTTCATTCCCCTTTTCAGGAAAGGCCAGATATCTACACCGTAGCAACTGAAAAGCGCCCGGAGACGAGCTTCATTGCTTTGCAGCACAGCAGGGAGTTCCCTGCGGAACCGTCTGTAGCGGGCCTTGCTCTCGGCGGTGATAAAGTCGTCTATATAGACAGCCTCTATACCGGGCACATCGATGATATTGTTCCTGCCGAAGACGTCCTTTCTTGGCATGGCTACCATTATCTTTCTACCGCGCCCGGCAAGCTCCCTAAGTACCGGCATGATGGGATTGAGATAATTTATACGCGACGCCACTGCCATGGCGTAGACTTCTCGTCCGGGACCTTCAAAGGGGCGGGAAGTAGCAGTAGTCTCCAAAAGCGCCGTTTCGTTGGCATAGTACCCTATCCTGTAGTGGAGCCCCCAGGCGAGCCTTCGCAGGGCCTTGAAGAGAAAGGGCGGGATCTCAGATACCGACGCTCCGCGCTTCCATGCCGCCTCTGAGAGAAAGTCTCCAAAGGGGGA comes from the Deltaproteobacteria bacterium genome and includes:
- a CDS encoding O-antigen ligase domain-containing protein; this translates as MQSQSVSTIHRERDIVNLGGYLLVATVIANFFLKVVRLPLPGLSSITLANTMAIITFSYIFIRSSLDDELRRRFLDSFVALWPAVALCVFAALSTLSAVLLHRVGGTDVFSRFAQWGYDYQMGILLRFYTAVLGAFIGYILIKDRATLEKVMVVLVIGGMLSVGLGYIQIFFGGPYFGPEELQTQYRLHDQYVVKGFFPRENAFGMSMIFLIPFLVAYGFGSRFGIFRPLFLAALVPTFVVTLMAGNRSGVLASLLAILALSFLLGQVKKSNSIYLLFLSAILVYAAVKNFESLSMRPEFIVSSVDAPSLVVRLDMIRVGFLMMLDYPLTGVGAGGYPLFFENYVSSNFVSSLYVFFSSTQEGWSWPHNAFARMAADHGVPGLLMFSAVMVKGYRDFTMGLRKACGGEERFAIAVFFAVFIGYTLGFQTKDYVQNFDFWIFLGIAAGCRRWPGGDGARRRPADAGA
- a CDS encoding class I SAM-dependent methyltransferase — translated: MGVAVTENRAERLPVDEVTGYRDRRERAEYIYKVYGRYLQGKVLDVGCGDAYLRPFVDDYTGVDIVGAPDVRADLDSGVLPFGGATFDCVVCTDVLEHVDALHTLFGELLRCTRRYVVLSLPNCWPPVVKRSLLMSKAGVKFYGLPLKKPMDRHKWFFNISESVDFIRGVSGSDKASNVEVVKMDVFYGKRWKRIIGRFFDADRALNNLFGEALWVVLEKRR
- a CDS encoding glycosyltransferase is translated as MSDRPVPTVNTWKMMDMEKRPKVTVLMSVYNCERYVGEAVESILGQTFEDFEFLIYNDGSTDSTADVLAGFKDSRLQVIHQENVGLTRTLNRGLQAARGQYIARMDADDVSRPERLEKQVAFLDANPDYALVGSWYVRFNREDGIYLDVSEPVTNEEIGKVIKYASPFAHGSVTFRKDCVLAVGGYNEDYRFMQDRELWIRLAARYKVCNLPEHLYMLRLTRSNIASMLGDTFAPGSLHATVRYHLLWAKAFLRDGSSTEARRHLMKALRLKPVNSAPLLLLMASCLPHRWYLGVRQVWTLTLRRFDLWHRMVKFPAFGYPAKNSDDAKPERQHNT